In one Fundulus heteroclitus isolate FHET01 chromosome 3, MU-UCD_Fhet_4.1, whole genome shotgun sequence genomic region, the following are encoded:
- the LOC105933420 gene encoding teashirt homolog 1, which produces MPRRKQQEPRRSAAYMPEDELKAATHDEEEHLQDDGLSLDGQDTEFLCNDEDEDVDGGQPPSYRDSPLSNGTNPDAGYGSPLSDASDRLADIKSTSSRDGQEREGSAPPFRPNNGLSFQDSLAQMKAVYANLISDASWSSITMDIMKSKPAAAGSVSTALMTPEPVSAVSVSPTTTKNKGSVVNMANSHHNGRSSTNTANHTSSVSANTNGTTTSSVSSHSATSSSGSSAGGASNGSGVAYDWHQAALAKTLQQTPYHLLPEPSLFSTVQLYRQNNKLYGSVFTGASKFRCKDCSAAYDTLVGLTVHMNETGHYRDDNKDKDEDQGKRWSKPRKRSLMEMEGKEDAQKVLKCMYCGHSFESLQDLSVHMIKTKHYQKVPLKEPVPALATKLVPTSAKKRAIQDVIVSPCSPDSIHASSGGGGALSHGDVGKDSKSAANPYVTPNNRYGYQNGASYTWQFEARKAQILKCMECGSSHDTLQQLTAHMMVTGHFLKVTNSASKKGKQLVFDPVVEEKIQSIPLPPTTTRLPVPTTIKSQPVSPALSSSSEDKREGLEDEKVEGCEPIEKKIKEEKDDSSEKSETDTTSYKYLREEDLEETPKEGLDILKSLENTVSSAISKAQTGTPTWGGYPSIHAAYQLQGAMKSSATVLPPTVQSVQMQPMFNSGLRGLVNDPNSVIHSPRSPSSPTPLRSNVTAMEELVEKVTGKTATVKKEKEEKLVSLERCRPPSLVKSPSPALREQREQLPSPNDLSVGKPSGMRSISPGSVDSELICKKEPKESLLDGHSNPSKNGSEASQSPVTNGNSLGIITDHSPESPFINPLSALQSIMNTHLGKASKPVSPAADPLSMLYKISNSMMDKPAFTPTPQGKPAEPINHFQLYESNDQPIDLSKNKSTTNSSNSTNSSGGLLTNNNSVNGNKPLISLPDSVSSPLRENALMDISDMVKNLTGRLTPKSSTPSSISEKSDADGSAFEDALEDLSPVQKRKGRQSNWNPQHLLILQAQFASSLRETPEGRYAMTDLGPQERVHICKFTGLSMTTISHWLANVKYQLRRTGGTKFLKNMDSCQPVFLCGDCASQFRTPSSYISHLESHLGFSLKDLSKLSAEHLREQQAASKVITDKMTFGSPLSALTTPEDDTGSVYQCRLCNRTFVSKHAVKLHLSKTHGKSPEDHLVFVTALEKLEKLDKMEKV; this is translated from the coding sequence CATACATGCCTGAGGATGAGCTTAAGGCAGCCACTCATGATGAGGAAGAGCACCTGCAGGATGACGGCCTCTCTTTAGATGGACAGGACACAGAGTTCCTGTGCAATGACGAAGATGAAGATGTGGATGGAGGCCAGCCGCCCAGCTACAGAGACTCTCCACTCAGCAATGGTACTAACCCGGATGCTGGATATGGGTCTCCACTCAGTGATGCCAGCGACCGACTTGCAGATATCAAGAGCACCTCTTCTAGGGACGGTCAGGAGAGGGAAGGCTCTGCTCCGCCCTTCCGTCCCAATAACGGCCTGTCTTTCCAGGATAGCCTGGCACAGATGAAAGCCGTCTATGCAAATCTCATCTCAGATGCCTCTTGGTCTAGCATCACAATGGACATAATGAAATCTAAGCCTGCTGCAGCTGGCAGTGTCAGCACTGCCCTCATGACTCCAGAACCTGTCTCTGCTGTCTCGGTCTCACCAACTACAACCAAAAACAAGGGCAGTGTGGTGAACATGGCTAACAGTCACCACAATGGCAGAAGCTCCACCAACACTGCCAACCACACCAGTAGCGTGAGTGCCAACACCAATGGCACAACAACTAGCTCCGTGAGCAGCCACAGTGCAACCAGCAGCAGTGGAAGCAGTGCTGGTGGGGCCAGCAATGGAAGTGGTGTAGCTTACGACTGGCACCAGGCAGCCCTTGCCAAAACTCTTCAGCAGACCCCATACCACCTTTTACCCGAGCCTAGCCTCTTCAGCACAGTGCAGCTCTACCGGCAGAACAACAAGCTGTATGGCTCTGTTTTTACTGGTGCAAGCAAGTTCCGCTGCAAAGACTGCAGTGCCGCATATGACACACTGGTGGGCCTGACGGTCCACATGAACGAGACGGGCCACTATCGAGACGACAACAAGGATAAAGACGAGGACCAGGGTAAGCGCTGGTCCAAACCACGCAAGCGTTCCTTGATGGAAATGGAAGGCAAAGAGGATGCGCAGAAAGTGCTGAAGTGCATGTACTGCGGCCACTCATTTGAGTCCCTACAAGATCTCAGCGTACACATGATCAAGACTAAGCATTACCAGAAAGTGCCTCTCAAAGAACCAGTGCCAGCCCTTGCTACTAAGCTGGTGCCAACTTCAGCTAAGAAACGTGCTATTCAAGATGTTATAGTCTCTCCGTGCTCCCCAGACTCCATTCATGCTAGTAGTGGTGGTGGAGGTGCTTTGTCTCATGGGGATGTGGGAAAAGATTCGAAATCTGCAGCTAACCCCTACGTGACGCCGAACAACCGCTATGGCTACCAGAATGGTGCCAGCTACACATGGCAGTTTGAGGCTCGCAAAGCGCAGATCCTCAAATGCATGGAGTGTGGGAGCTCGCATGACACACTACAACAGCTCACTGCCCACATGATGGTTACAGGTCACTTTTTGAAGGTTACAAACTCTGCGTCTAAGAAGGGCAAACAGCTGGTCTTTGATCCAGTGGTGGAAGAAAAGATTCAGTCGATCCCACTGCCCCCAACCACCACCAGACTCCCTGTTCCCACTACTATTAAATCCCAACCAGTATCCCCTGCCCTCTCCTCTAGCTCTGAGGATaagagggagggactggaggATGAAAAAGTTGAAGGATGTGAGCCtattgagaaaaaaatcaaGGAGGAGAAAGATGACTCAAGTGAGAAATCAGAGACTGACACTACTTCCTATAAATACCTTAGAGAAGAAGACCTAGAGGAAACACCCAAAGAGGGTCTAGATATTCTTAAATCTCTTGAAAACACTGTATCCAGTGCCATCAGTAAGGCCCAGACAGGCACACCCACGTGGGGTGGCTATCCGAGCATTCATGCTGCCTACCAGCTGCAAGGTGCAATGAAAAGTTCAGCTACTGTTCTTCCCCCAACCGTCCAGAGTGTTCAGATGCAGCCAATGTTTAACAGTGGGCTGCGAGGTCTTGTGAATGACCCCAACTCTGTCATTCACTCCCCTCGGAGCCCTTCCTCTCCAACTCCCCTCAGGAGCAATGTCACTGCCATGGAGGAACTTGTTGAGAAAGTGACAGGAAAGACTGCCACggtgaagaaagaaaaggaggagAAGCTGGTCAGCCTGGAGCGATGTAGGCCACCGTCATTGGTGAAATCGCCTTCTCCTGCTctgagagagcagagagagcaATTACCATCTCCAAATGACCTTTCTGTTGGTAAACCATCCGGAATGAGAAGCATCAGCCCGGGTAGCGTAGACTCAGAGCTTATCTGTAAGAAGGAACCCAAAGAGAGTCTCTTGGATGGGCACAGCAACCCTTCAAAAAATGGCTCAGAGGCATCCCAATCCCCGGTAACAAACGGTAACAGTCTTGGGATCATCACTGATCACTCACCTGAAAGTCCTTTCATCAACCCCCTCAGTGCACTCCAGTCAATCATGAACACGCATCTGGGAAAGGCTTCCAAACCTGTGAGTCCAGCAGCAGATCCGCTGTCTATGCTTTACAAAATCAGCAACAGCATGATGGATAAACCAGCTTTTACCCCAACTCCTCAGGGCAAGCCAGCCGAGCCCATCAACCACTTTCAGCTGTATGAAAGCAACGACCAGCCCATAGATCTGAGTAAAAATAAGTCCACCACGAATAGCAGTAACAGTACCAACAGCAGCGGTGGGCTGTTGACCAACAACAACAGTGTCAATGGCAACAAACCTCTTATCTCCCTCCCTGactctgtctcctctcctctgaGAGAGAACGCCCTGATGGACATCTCGGATATGGTGAAGAACCTTACAGGAAGACTGACACCCAAATCGTCAACTCCTTCCTCCATCTCGGAGAAGTCTGATGCCGATGGTAGTGCATTCGAGGATGCCCTGGAGGACCTCTCGCCCGTGCAGAAGAGGAAAGGGAGGCAGTCCAATTGGAACCCTCAACATCTTCTCATCCTGCAAGCACAGTTTGCCTCTAGCCTGAGGGAGACCCCAGAGGGCCGTTACGCAATGACTGACCTGGGCCCCCAGGAAAGGGTCCACATCTGTAAATTCACAGGGCTCTCAATGACCACCATATCTCACTGGCTGGCAAACGTAAAATATCAGCTGAGACGGACTGGGGGAACCAAGTTTCTCAAGAACATGGACTCGTGCCAGCCCGTGTTCCTCTGTGGCGATTGTGCCTCTCAGTTCAGGACTCCCTCCTCCTACATCAGCCACCTGGAGTCTCACCTGGGCTTCAGCCTGAAGGACCTGTCCAAACTGTCAGCGGAGCACCTACGGGAGCAGCAGGCTGCCTCAAAGGTGATCACAGACAAAATGACATTCGGCAGCCCACTGTCAGCCTTGACCACACCAGAGGACGACACGGGCTCTGTCTACCAGTGCAGACTTTGCAATCGGACATTCGTCAGCAAACACGCAGTCAAACTGCACCTCAGCAAGACCCACGGCAAGTCTCCGGAGGACCACCTGGTGTTTGTCACTGCTCTGGAGAAACTGGAGAAGCTTGACAAAATGGAGAAAGTTTAA